In Panthera leo isolate Ple1 chromosome B3, P.leo_Ple1_pat1.1, whole genome shotgun sequence, a single genomic region encodes these proteins:
- the LOC122221749 gene encoding LOW QUALITY PROTEIN: uncharacterized protein LOC122221749 (The sequence of the model RefSeq protein was modified relative to this genomic sequence to represent the inferred CDS: substituted 1 base at 1 genomic stop codon) — protein sequence MGQTQTTPLSIMIDHFKDVRGRANNLSVEVRKGRWQFFCSSEWPTFNVGWPPEGTFDLPTIHRVRSIISQPKTGHLDQLPYIITWRDLVEDPPSWLKPFLAPLPPEPKPILALQGTKKKKSLIQPSAPLYPVLQGGTEEGLIFPPSYNPSRMLEEHHPPPPGEADAVPRAGGGNAPVGSPPFTRQRAQREQSASAADSTILPLRATGPPDAEGNQPHHYWPFATSDLYNWKAQNPKFSEKPAGLIDLLDSVLFTHQPTWDDCQQLLQVLFTTEERERIVNEARKLVPGTDGNPTTNQAQIDASFPLTRPQWDFNTAEGKERLRVYRQTLMGGLRMAARKPTNLAKVGNVQQGKDESPAAFLERIMEAFRTYTPMDPEAPESKAAVIMAFVNQSAIDIRRKLQKIDRLGEKSLQDLLVVAEKVYNNRELPEDKQARAMATASSKQTRDLARILLATTADSPEERDRHLRQLADDTRKGKRTTKGGKQRLQKDQCAYCKEIGHWARDCLKRAGGKGSKTDRVKVLELDELSDXGSRGSDPLPEPRVTLKVEGTPVDFLVDTGAQHSVLRTPQGKLASKKSWVQGATGMSQYSWTTRRTVDLGTGRVSHSFMVIPECPYPLLGRDLLTKIGAQITFRQGGPQVTDGKGHPIQVLTMKLEDEYLLHQEALPREDNIDRWLQEFPSVWAETGGGMGLAAHRTPVLVELKPGESPVRIKQYPMSQEARKGIQPHIRRLRSLGVLVPCQSAWNTPLLPVKKPHTNDYRPVQDLREVNKRVADIHPTVPNPYTLLSSLAPPRVWYTVLDLKDAFFSLPLAPQSQPLFAFEWHDPEEGYSGQLTWTRLPQGFKNSPTVFDEALHEDLGEYRREHPGLTLLQYVDDILIAADTAKDCERGTQDLLATLGALGYRASAKKAQICRERVSYLGYILEGGQRRLSDARKETVLKIPTPTSRREVREFLGSAGYCRLWVPGFAEIARPLYEATKEGKTFKWTEKEKIAFNQLKKALLSAPALGLPDIMKPFHLFVDEHKGIAKGVLTQALGPWNRPVAYLSKKLDPVAAGWPPCLRIIAATALLVKDADKLTLGQEIWITTPHAIEGVLKQPPDRWMNNTRVTHYQSLLLNPPRVRFHPSAALNPATLLPDPDLGAPLHDCAGILEQVHGFRMDLTDQPLPDAEATWFTDGSSFVRDGHRYAGAAVVTEMDTVWAEALPSGTSAQRAELIALTKALMLGAGKRLNIYTDSRYAFATAHIHGAIYQERGLLTAEGRTIKNKQEILNLLTALWLPAKLAIIHCQGHQKADNPVARGNRKADQAAKAVALTPVPTMTIQLPDPGDPVLPDQPKYSQEELQRIKKLPMAQEIKGWWYTPNKELVLPDRLGVSILEHMHRSTHMGARKLKDLIRHAGIKIHQQDTKIEQVVSACKTCQLTNAKATSNKKGTRLRGTRPGAQWKVDFTEVKPEKYGYKYLLVFTDTFSGWVEAYPTKHETAQTVAKKLLEDILPRYGFPAMVGSDNGPAFISQVTQAVAKAVGANWKLHCAYRPQSSGQVEKINRTLKETLTKLTMETGGDWVTLLPYALYRVRNTPYTLGFTPYEIMFGRPPPVIPSLRAELLAEFKDQELFLSLRGLQRAHEDIWPRLRAIYEAGPTPTPHQYKPGDWVYVKRHHRETLEPRWKGPYIVVLTTPTALKVDGIATWVHHTHVQ from the coding sequence atgggacagactcagactactcctctaagtattatgattgatcactttaaggatgtgaggggaagagctaacaacctcagtgtggaagtccgaaagggtcggtggcagtttttttgttctagcgagtggccaactttcaatgtcggatggccaccagaggggaccttcgacctccctaccatccaccgagtcaggagtatcatctctcagcctaagacgggccatcttgatcagctcccttacattatcacttggcgggaccttgtggaagacccaccctcttggcttaaacccttcctagccccgctccctccggagccaaaacccattcttgctttgcaggggacaaagaagaagaaaagtcttatccagccttcagcacccctctaccctgtcttacaggggggtactgaagaaggattaatttttcctccctcgtataacccctctaggatgctggaagaacaccatcctccccctccgggggaggcagacgctgttccgagagcgggaggcggaaacgctccagtgggaagcccgcccttcaccagacaaagggctcagagggagcaatccgcctccgccgccgactccactattctgcccctgcgagccaccggacccccagacgcggaggggaaccagccccatcactattggcctttcgccactagtgacctctacaattggaaagctcagaatcctaagttttccgagaaaccggcagggcttattgatttattagactctgttctttttacccatcagcccacgtgggacgattgccagcagcttttgcaggtcctgttcacgactgaagaaagagaaagaatcgtcaacgaggcccgaaaactagttccgggcacagacgggaatcccaccaccaaccaggctcagatagatgcctccttccccttaactcggccccagtgggatttcaacacggcagaaggtaaggagaggctccgggtctaccgccagactctaatggggggtctccgaatggctgctagaaagccaaccaatttggccaaggtaggaaatgtacaacagggaaaagatgaatctccggctgcctttttagaacggatcatggaggcattccgtacctatacccccatggatccagaggctccggaaagcaaggcagctgttatcatggcctttgtaaaccaatcggccatagacattaggagaaaattacagaaaatagatagactaggagaaaaaagtctgcaggacttactggtggtagccgaaaaggtatataataaccgggagcttcctgaggacaagcaggcccgCGCCATGGcgactgccagcagtaagcagactcgagacctggccagaatactactagctaccactgctgactcccctgaggaacgagaccgccatctccggcagctggcagacgacacaagaaaaggtaaaagaaccaccaaaggggggaagcagaggctgcagaaggatcagtgcgcatactgcaaggagatagggcattgggcccgagattgtctgaaaagggccggtgggaaaggaagcaagactgatcgagtaaaagtcctagagctagatgaactaagtgattaggggagtcggggttcggaccctctccccgaacccagggtaactcttaaagtggaggggacccctgttgacttccttgtcgacaccggagcacaacattcggtcctccgcaccccacaaggaaaactagccagcaagaagtcctgggtacaaggggcaactggtatgagccagtattcatggactacccgaagaacagtagatttgggaacgggccgggtatcccactcctttatggtaataccagaatgcccctacccgctgttaggacgggacttactgaccaagattggagctcagataactttcagacaaggggggcctcaggtcaccgatggcaagggccaccccatccaggtcctgaccatgaaactggaggatgaatacctcctccaccaggaggcgctcccgagagaggataatatagacagatggctacaagaattcccctcggtttgggcagagactgggggggggatgggactagccgctcataggaccccagtcctggtagagctcaagccaggagagagtccggtaaggatcaaacaataccccatgtcacaggaggcccggaaggggatccagccacacatccggagactacgaagcctaggggtactagttccctgccagtctgcctggaacacccccttactgccggtcaaaaagcctcacacaaatgactaccgaccggtacaagacctccgggaagtaaataagagggtcgcggacatacacccaactgttcccaacccatatactctcttgagctccttggcgccccccagggtctggtatactgtactagatttaaaggacgccttcttcagtctgccgctggcaccccagagccaacccctgttcgccttcgagtggcatgatccggaggagggctacagtgggcaactcacctggacacggctacctcagggattcaaaaattcacccaccgtcttcgacgaggcactacacgaggacctgggtgagtacagaagggagcaccctggcctcaccctcctacagtacgtagatgacatcctgattgctgctgacacggccaaagactgtgagcgagggacccaggacctgctggctaccctgggagctttagggtaccgggcatccgcaaagaaggctcagatatgcagggagagggtaagttacctgggatatatcctggagggcggacagcggcggttatcagatgccagaaaagaaactgtcctaaagatccctactcccacctcccgaagagaagtgagggaattcctaggatcagccggctactgccgcctctgggttccaggttttgctgagatcgccaggcccctatatgaagctaccaaagaagggaaaacatttaaatggactgaaaaagaaaaaattgcctttaatcagttaaaaaaggccctcctaagtgccccagccctgggcctaccagacattatgaaacccttccacctctttgtagacgaacataagggaatagcaaaaggggttctaactcaagccttaggcccctggaaccgcccagtggcttacctgtctaagaaactagacccagtggctgccggctggccgccatgcctaagaattattgcggcgacagcactcctagtcaaggatgcagacaaactgaccctaggacaggagatctggatcacaaccccacacgccattgaaggggtcctgaaacagcctcctgatagatggatgaacaatacacgtgtgactcattaccagagcctcctactcaaccctccacgagtgcggttccaccccagtgcagccctcaatcctgcaaccctgctgcccgaccctgacctaggtgctccactacatgactgtgcgggaatcctggaacaagtacatggattccggatggacctgaccgaccagcccctccccgatgccgaggctacttggttcactgatggcagcagctttgtgcgagatggacacaggtatgcgggtgcagcggtggtcaccgaaatggacaccgtatgggcggaggctctaccctccggaacgtcagcccagcgagcggagctcatagccctcaccaaggcgctgatgctgggagctggaaaacggcttaacatctacacagacagccgttatgcatttgccacagctcatattcatggggcaatttatcaggagagggggttactgacggcagaaggacggactataaaaaataagcaggagatacttaacctgcttacggccttatggcttcctgccaagctagccattatccactgccaagggcaccaaaaagctgataacccagtagctagaggtaatcgaaaggctgaccaggcagccaaggcagtagcccttactccagtccccaccatgaccatacaactaccagacccgggagacccagttttaccagaccagcccaaatactcccaggaggagttacagcggatcaagaaactccccatggcccaggagataaagggatggtggtatacacctaacaaggagctcgtgctgccagaccggctcggagtctcaatattagagcacatgcatcggtctactcacatgggggcccgaaaattaaaagacttaatccgacatgccggaatcaagattcaccaacaggacaccaaaatagagcaagttgtatctgcctgcaagacctgccaactcaccaacgcgaaagccacatcaaataaaaaaggaaccaggctcagaggcaccagaccgggagcccaatggaaagtcgacttcactgaagtcaaaccagaaaagtatggttataaatatcttttagtatttacagacaccttctctggctgggtggaggcatacccaaccaagcatgaaacggctcagacggtggctaagaagctactagaagacatcttacccaggtatggttttcctgccatggtaggatcagacaatggaccagcttttatctctcaggtaacacaggcagtagccaaggcggtgggggcaaactggaaattacattgtgcttataggccccagagctcaggacaggtagaaaaaataaatagaaccctaaaagagacccttaccaaattaaccatggagactggcggggactgggtgactctcctaccgtacgccctttaccgggttagaaacactccttacactctgggttttactccctacgagatcatgtttggcaggccaccccctgttattcccagccttcgagctgaacttcttgcagagtttaaagatcaagaactttttctttccttgagagggctccagagggcgcacgaggatatttggccgcgcctccgtgccatctacgaggctggcccgaccccgacacctcatcagtacaagccgggagactgggtctatgtcaagaggcaccaccgagagactctcgagccgcgctggaagggaccctacattgtagtgctgacaacccccaccgctctcaaagtagacggcatcgcgacctgggtccatcacacccacgttcag